Proteins from one Microbacterium faecale genomic window:
- a CDS encoding RNA polymerase-binding protein RbpA, which produces MAGGHSSSAIRGTRVGSGPMGEQDHGHQAERIAVEYWDAHGNSVIKHYAAEIPEDEIPEIVDHPKSGLPAGRDKSDPPAPEKLQAYKSHLEYVKERRTDEEADELLEDALNKLREKRGE; this is translated from the coding sequence ATGGCCGGCGGTCACAGCTCAAGCGCCATCCGCGGGACACGGGTGGGCTCCGGCCCGATGGGCGAGCAGGATCATGGACACCAGGCTGAGCGAATCGCGGTCGAGTACTGGGACGCGCACGGCAACTCGGTCATCAAGCATTACGCGGCCGAGATCCCGGAGGACGAGATCCCCGAGATCGTCGATCACCCGAAGTCGGGTCTGCCGGCGGGGCGCGACAAGAGCGATCCCCCCGCGCCCGAGAAGCTGCAGGCCTACAAGTCGCACCTCGAGTACGTCAAGGAGCGTCGCACCGACGAGGAAGCCGACGAGCTCCTCGAGGACGCGCTGAACAAGCTGCGAGAGAAGCGCGGCGAGTAA
- a CDS encoding superoxide dismutase, producing the protein MATYTLPELSYDYGALEPHISGRIMELHHSKHHNTYVTGANTALDQLAEARATGEFGAINKLEKDLAFNLGGHTNHSIFWTNLTPEGQERPEGEIAAAIDEHFGSFDGFQGQFSAAALGIQGSGWAGMFWDSIGQKLIIQQFFDQQSQFAAGTVPVLLLDMWEHAFYLDYQNVKGDYVKAFWNIVNWDNVADRFRTARDKTAGLLIAN; encoded by the coding sequence ATGGCCACGTACACTCTTCCCGAACTCAGCTACGACTACGGTGCGCTTGAGCCGCACATCAGCGGTCGCATCATGGAGCTTCACCACTCCAAGCACCACAACACCTATGTCACCGGTGCCAACACCGCGCTCGACCAGCTCGCCGAGGCGCGGGCGACGGGCGAGTTCGGTGCGATCAACAAGCTCGAGAAGGACCTCGCGTTCAACCTCGGCGGCCACACGAACCACTCGATCTTCTGGACGAACCTGACGCCGGAAGGACAGGAGCGTCCGGAGGGCGAGATCGCCGCGGCGATCGATGAGCACTTCGGCTCGTTCGACGGCTTCCAGGGGCAGTTCTCGGCCGCAGCGCTGGGCATCCAGGGATCCGGCTGGGCCGGCATGTTCTGGGACTCGATCGGTCAGAAGCTGATCATCCAGCAGTTCTTCGACCAGCAGTCGCAGTTCGCGGCTGGCACGGTCCCGGTGCTGCTGCTCGACATGTGGGAGCACGCCTTCTACCTCGACTACCAGAACGTCAAGGGCGACTACGTCAAGGCATTCTGGAACATCGTCAACTGGGACAATGTGGCGGATCGATTCCGCACGGCTCGCGATAAGACCGCGGGCCTGCTGATCGCGAATTGA
- the rapZ gene encoding RNase adapter RapZ, producing the protein MVASVNGATENQGELLIVTGMSGAGRTTVANALEDHGWYVVDNLPPQMLRPLLELAGRVDGQLPRVAAVVDVRGGEMFAELQSIVHQLRELGNLRIIFLDASDDVLVRRFEQVRRPHPLQGDGTILDGIREERRLVQSIRERSDVTIDTSTLNVHQLASRVSGLFDEDGAPRHRTTILSFGFKYGLPVDADLVADMRFLPNPFWDEQLRGLTGEDDAVSAFVLAQEGAEEFLDAYVAAVRPILAGYQRENKTHSTIAVGCTGGKHRSVAMARALGERLAADPDLQVRVRHRDLGRE; encoded by the coding sequence ATGGTGGCGAGTGTGAACGGTGCGACGGAGAACCAGGGCGAATTGCTGATCGTCACCGGGATGTCGGGAGCGGGCCGCACCACGGTCGCCAACGCCCTCGAGGACCACGGGTGGTACGTCGTGGATAACCTGCCCCCGCAGATGCTGCGCCCACTCCTCGAGCTCGCGGGACGCGTCGACGGGCAGCTGCCCCGCGTCGCGGCGGTGGTCGACGTTCGCGGCGGCGAGATGTTCGCCGAGCTGCAGTCGATCGTCCACCAGCTGCGCGAGCTGGGGAATCTCCGGATCATCTTCCTCGACGCCTCTGACGATGTGCTCGTGCGGCGCTTCGAACAGGTGCGCCGGCCGCACCCGCTCCAAGGTGACGGCACGATCCTCGACGGGATCCGCGAGGAGCGGCGCCTCGTGCAGTCGATCCGCGAGCGCAGCGACGTCACCATCGACACGTCGACCCTCAACGTGCACCAGCTCGCGTCGCGCGTCTCCGGCCTCTTCGACGAAGACGGGGCTCCCCGACACCGCACGACGATCCTCAGCTTCGGCTTCAAGTACGGACTGCCGGTCGATGCCGATCTCGTCGCGGACATGCGCTTCCTGCCGAATCCGTTCTGGGATGAGCAACTGCGCGGGCTCACGGGCGAAGACGACGCGGTGAGTGCGTTCGTCCTGGCCCAGGAGGGTGCAGAGGAGTTCCTCGACGCGTACGTCGCCGCGGTGCGCCCGATCCTCGCCGGGTATCAGCGCGAGAACAAGACGCACTCCACGATCGCCGTCGGCTGCACCGGCGGAAAACATCGCTCGGTCGCAATGGCGCGCGCCCTCGGGGAGCGGCTGGCGGCGGATCCGGACCTGCAGGTGCGGGTGCGGCACCGTGATCTCGGCCGCGAGTGA
- the tpiA gene encoding triose-phosphate isomerase, with the protein MGMTRTPLIAGNWKMNLDHLQAVALVQKLHWSLKDASHEFDDVDVTVFPPFTDLRSVQTLVDADKIPFGLGAQDLSIHDSGAYTGEVSGEFLAKLGCGSVIVGHSERREYHAETDEVVAAKTRAAVKHGLVPVICVGETSEDLEKHGASAVPVAQLETILDGLASDSEIVVAYEPVWAIGSGQAATPEQAQEVCQKLRDVIRVSLGDEAADATRVLYGGSVKSGNIASFMREPDIDGALVGGGSLKVDEFSAIVRFQKHVGV; encoded by the coding sequence ATGGGCATGACACGTACGCCGCTGATTGCGGGCAACTGGAAGATGAATCTCGACCACCTTCAGGCGGTCGCCCTCGTTCAGAAGCTGCACTGGAGCCTGAAGGACGCCTCACACGAGTTCGACGACGTCGACGTCACGGTGTTCCCGCCCTTCACCGACCTGCGCAGCGTCCAGACGCTCGTCGACGCGGACAAGATTCCGTTCGGGCTCGGCGCGCAGGATCTGTCCATCCACGACTCCGGCGCCTACACGGGCGAGGTCTCGGGCGAGTTCCTCGCGAAGCTGGGCTGCGGATCCGTCATCGTCGGCCATTCGGAGCGTCGCGAGTACCACGCAGAGACCGACGAGGTCGTGGCGGCCAAGACGCGCGCCGCGGTGAAGCACGGACTCGTGCCGGTGATCTGCGTCGGCGAGACGAGCGAGGACCTCGAGAAGCATGGCGCGTCGGCAGTGCCGGTCGCGCAGCTCGAGACGATTCTCGACGGCCTCGCGTCCGACTCGGAGATCGTCGTCGCGTACGAGCCCGTCTGGGCGATCGGATCCGGCCAGGCCGCGACCCCGGAGCAGGCCCAGGAGGTCTGCCAGAAGCTGCGCGACGTCATCCGCGTGTCGCTGGGCGACGAAGCGGCGGACGCCACGCGCGTGCTATACGGCGGATCCGTGAAGTCCGGAAACATCGCCTCTTTCATGCGCGAGCCCGACATCGACGGAGCGCTTGTCGGCGGCGGCAGCCTCAAGGTCGACGAGTTCAGCGCCATCGTGCGCTTCCAGAAGCACGTCGGCGTCTGA
- a CDS encoding phosphoglycerate kinase: MTLRTLDTLGDLAGTRVFVRCDFNVPLADGTITDDGRIRAALPTIRALVDAGARVVTASHLGRPKGAPDPQYSLAPVAARLGELLGAPVAAATDTVGASAAEVVAGLENGQVAVLENLRFHPGETAKDDDERRAFAQELAQLADVMVSDGFGVVHRKQASVYELAQLLPSAAGNLVAHEVSVLDRLLTAPERPYTVVLGGSKVSDKLGVIDSLLPRVEKLLIGGGMAYTFLAAQGYAIGKSLVETDQIATAKRYMADAADKGVELILPVDSLMASAFAADATSENAPSENLESTFLGADALGLDIGPASAETFAEAIRTSKTVFWNGPMGVFEFPAFAEGTRAVAQALTETDGLTVVGGGDSAAAARTLGFADDQFGHVSTGGGASLEFLEGKKLPGLEVLGWA, translated from the coding sequence ATGACTCTTCGTACCCTTGACACCCTCGGCGACCTCGCCGGCACGCGCGTTTTCGTCCGCTGCGACTTCAACGTCCCGCTCGCGGACGGCACGATCACGGACGACGGCCGCATTCGTGCGGCGCTCCCGACGATCCGTGCGCTCGTCGACGCCGGTGCCCGCGTCGTGACCGCATCGCACCTCGGACGCCCGAAGGGCGCCCCCGATCCTCAATACTCTCTTGCCCCGGTCGCCGCGCGACTCGGTGAGCTGCTCGGTGCCCCCGTCGCCGCCGCGACCGACACCGTCGGCGCGTCTGCAGCCGAGGTCGTCGCCGGCCTCGAGAACGGCCAGGTCGCGGTTCTCGAGAACCTCCGGTTCCACCCCGGCGAGACGGCGAAGGACGACGACGAGCGCCGCGCCTTCGCGCAGGAGCTCGCGCAGCTGGCCGACGTCATGGTCTCCGACGGGTTCGGCGTCGTGCACCGCAAGCAGGCGAGTGTCTACGAGCTCGCGCAGCTGCTGCCGTCCGCCGCGGGCAACCTCGTCGCGCACGAGGTCAGCGTGCTCGATCGCCTGCTCACCGCCCCGGAGCGTCCATATACCGTCGTGCTCGGCGGATCCAAGGTCAGCGACAAGCTGGGCGTCATCGACAGCCTGCTGCCACGCGTCGAGAAGCTGCTGATCGGCGGCGGAATGGCGTACACGTTCCTGGCCGCACAGGGCTACGCGATCGGCAAGAGCCTCGTCGAGACCGACCAGATCGCCACGGCGAAGCGGTACATGGCCGACGCAGCCGACAAGGGTGTGGAGCTGATCCTGCCCGTCGACAGCCTGATGGCGTCCGCATTCGCGGCCGACGCGACGAGCGAGAATGCGCCGAGCGAAAACCTCGAGAGCACGTTCCTCGGCGCCGACGCGCTGGGCCTCGACATCGGGCCCGCGAGTGCGGAGACCTTCGCGGAGGCCATCCGCACCTCGAAGACCGTGTTCTGGAATGGCCCGATGGGCGTGTTCGAGTTCCCGGCCTTCGCGGAGGGCACGCGCGCGGTTGCGCAGGCCCTCACGGAGACCGACGGTCTGACGGTCGTCGGCGGTGGCGACTCCGCTGCCGCGGCGCGCACGCTCGGATTCGCCGACGACCAGTTCGGCCACGTGTCGACCGGCGGCGGCGCCAGCCTCGAGTTCCTCGAGGGTAAGAAACTCCCCGGACTGGAGGTCCTCGGATGGGCATGA
- the pgl gene encoding 6-phosphogluconolactonase, which translates to MSSATFVTRADKSALADTVASRFIEVVAPLTETRDVHVALTGGSMGIASLAAIAGHDDLRTVDWSRVHFWFSDERFVARADGDRNTLQAREALLDVLPDARVHEPWATEDGDLDDAALAYASELERFAAADASAPVFDVTFLGVGPDAHIASLFPGRDEIHVESATVLPIRESPKPPSERVTFTLPIINASERVWLVVAGADKSDAVARIRAGADPETAPAAVARGTSETIVFADDAASA; encoded by the coding sequence ATGAGCTCCGCCACGTTCGTCACCCGCGCCGACAAGTCCGCGCTCGCCGACACCGTCGCCTCCCGGTTCATCGAGGTCGTCGCGCCGCTGACCGAAACACGCGACGTCCACGTCGCGCTCACGGGCGGATCCATGGGGATCGCCAGCCTCGCCGCGATCGCCGGACATGACGATCTCCGCACCGTCGACTGGTCGCGCGTGCACTTCTGGTTCAGCGACGAGCGCTTCGTCGCGCGGGCCGACGGCGACCGCAACACGCTGCAGGCGCGCGAGGCGCTGCTCGACGTGCTTCCGGACGCCCGCGTGCACGAGCCGTGGGCGACGGAGGACGGCGACCTCGACGACGCCGCCCTGGCCTACGCGAGCGAGCTCGAGCGCTTCGCAGCGGCGGATGCCTCCGCTCCCGTCTTCGACGTGACGTTCCTCGGCGTCGGCCCCGACGCGCACATCGCGTCGCTCTTCCCCGGGCGCGATGAGATCCACGTCGAATCGGCGACGGTGCTGCCCATCAGGGAATCGCCGAAGCCGCCGTCCGAACGCGTGACCTTTACGCTGCCGATCATCAACGCCTCCGAGCGCGTCTGGCTCGTCGTCGCGGGTGCCGACAAGTCCGACGCGGTCGCCCGGATCCGCGCCGGCGCGGACCCGGAGACCGCCCCGGCGGCGGTTGCCCGCGGCACGTCGGAGACGATCGTCTTCGCCGACGACGCCGCAAGCGCCTGA
- the uvrC gene encoding excinuclease ABC subunit UvrC, whose amino-acid sequence MADQLAYKPAAGEIPTNPGVYRFLDGDGKVLYVGKAKNLRQRLANYFAPLHTLHERTRRMVTLAEKVEWTVVPTDVDSLQLEYQWIKQFDPPFNVKYRDDKSYPFLAVTLGEEAPRIMVTRNRRIRGAKYFGPYPKVWAVRETIDLMLKVFPVRTCNDAQYKRAMQSGRPCFPGQIGKCGGPCSMTVTLEEHRRMVDDFVAFMQGGDERFTRDLTARMKEAAAALDFEAAAAYRDRLESIDAVLTKSALVLSDKVDLDVFGVAEDELDAAVHVFAIRGGRVRGVWSHIVDKELDISGGELIDQVLQRAYGDAEAAAIPRGVLVPTLPTASAELEQFLAERRGRKVEIQVAQRGQRADLLRNATLNAQQTLVRHKSKRTSDFATRSQALADLQEALGMTEAPLRIECYDISHLQGTNVVGSMVVFEDGLPRKDQYRSFSIAETTDDTDSIHQVLTRRLAHLDDPDDVPVPAAELAVRDEEDIVTEQAPRRRFAYPPQLLLVDGGEPQVNAAARALAEAGRSDIALAGIAKRLEELWLPGDAYPVILPRTSQALYLVQRLRDEAHRFAIRHQRGRRRRDIRSVLSEIPGLGDARIRALLRHFGSVAALRQANAEEIAVVPRIGPGLAETIRTRLARD is encoded by the coding sequence ATGGCCGACCAGCTCGCGTACAAGCCCGCGGCGGGGGAGATCCCGACCAACCCGGGCGTGTACCGCTTCCTGGACGGCGACGGGAAGGTGCTCTACGTCGGCAAGGCGAAGAATCTGCGCCAGCGTCTTGCGAATTACTTCGCGCCGTTGCACACGCTCCACGAGCGCACGCGGCGCATGGTGACGCTCGCCGAGAAGGTCGAATGGACCGTCGTCCCCACCGATGTCGACTCGCTCCAGCTCGAGTATCAGTGGATCAAACAGTTCGATCCACCGTTCAACGTCAAGTACCGCGACGACAAGTCCTATCCGTTCCTCGCGGTCACGCTCGGGGAAGAGGCGCCGCGGATCATGGTCACGCGCAACCGGCGGATCCGTGGAGCGAAGTATTTCGGGCCGTACCCGAAGGTCTGGGCCGTGCGCGAGACGATCGACCTGATGCTGAAGGTCTTCCCGGTTCGCACGTGCAACGACGCGCAGTACAAGCGCGCCATGCAGTCCGGCCGGCCATGCTTCCCCGGCCAGATCGGCAAGTGCGGCGGTCCCTGCTCGATGACGGTCACGCTCGAGGAGCACCGCCGGATGGTCGATGACTTCGTTGCCTTCATGCAGGGGGGCGACGAGCGCTTCACGCGCGACCTGACCGCGCGGATGAAGGAGGCCGCCGCCGCGCTCGACTTCGAGGCCGCCGCGGCGTATCGCGATCGACTCGAATCGATCGACGCCGTGCTCACCAAGAGCGCGCTGGTGCTTTCCGACAAGGTCGACCTCGACGTGTTCGGCGTCGCGGAGGACGAACTCGACGCGGCCGTGCACGTGTTCGCGATCCGCGGCGGTCGGGTGCGCGGCGTCTGGTCGCACATCGTCGACAAGGAGCTCGACATCTCGGGCGGCGAGCTGATCGACCAGGTGCTGCAGCGCGCCTATGGCGACGCCGAGGCCGCCGCGATTCCCCGTGGCGTCCTCGTACCGACGCTGCCGACGGCCAGCGCCGAGCTCGAGCAGTTCCTCGCCGAGAGGCGCGGGCGCAAGGTCGAGATCCAGGTCGCTCAGCGCGGCCAGCGCGCGGATCTGCTGCGCAACGCGACGCTGAACGCACAGCAGACGCTCGTGCGCCACAAGTCGAAGCGCACCTCCGATTTCGCGACCCGCTCGCAGGCGCTCGCCGATTTGCAGGAGGCGCTCGGTATGACCGAGGCTCCGTTGCGCATCGAGTGCTACGACATCTCGCACCTGCAGGGCACGAACGTCGTCGGATCCATGGTCGTGTTCGAGGACGGGCTGCCGCGTAAGGACCAGTACCGCTCTTTCTCGATCGCCGAGACGACAGACGACACCGACAGCATCCACCAGGTCCTCACGCGCCGCCTCGCCCACCTCGACGACCCCGACGACGTCCCCGTTCCCGCGGCGGAGCTCGCGGTCCGTGACGAGGAGGACATCGTGACCGAGCAGGCCCCGCGCCGCCGGTTCGCGTATCCACCGCAGCTGCTGCTCGTGGACGGCGGTGAGCCGCAGGTGAACGCCGCGGCACGGGCGCTCGCGGAGGCGGGCCGTTCGGACATCGCACTCGCGGGCATCGCGAAGCGTCTCGAGGAACTGTGGCTCCCCGGGGACGCCTACCCCGTGATCCTGCCACGGACCTCGCAAGCGCTCTATCTCGTGCAACGACTGCGCGACGAGGCGCACCGGTTCGCGATCCGGCATCAGCGCGGCCGCCGCCGACGCGACATCCGGTCGGTGTTGAGCGAGATCCCGGGGCTCGGGGACGCGCGCATCCGGGCGCTGCTCCGGCACTTCGGATCCGTGGCGGCGCTGCGGCAGGCGAACGCCGAGGAGATCGCCGTGGTGCCGCGGATCGGACCGGGGCTGGCCGAGACGATCCGGACGCGCCTCGCGCGGGACTGA
- the secG gene encoding preprotein translocase subunit SecG: MQILEIILQVLLGLTSLLLILFILMHKGRGGGLSDMFGGGMTQAVSSSGSAERVLNYLTIVVALVWFLSIVGLGLITKFQVI; encoded by the coding sequence GTGCAGATTCTCGAGATCATCCTGCAGGTGCTCCTCGGGCTGACCAGCCTCCTGCTGATTCTGTTCATCCTGATGCACAAGGGACGCGGCGGCGGACTGTCCGACATGTTCGGCGGCGGTATGACGCAGGCGGTGAGCTCCTCCGGCTCGGCGGAGCGTGTGCTGAACTACCTGACCATCGTCGTCGCGCTCGTCTGGTTCCTTTCCATCGTGGGCCTCGGGCTCATCACGAAGTTCCAGGTGATCTGA
- the whiA gene encoding DNA-binding protein WhiA, producing MALTKDVKAELIEVRDPRASVRVAETTALLRFAGGLHSIAGRVAVEAEVDDRRLAIRTARDIAEIYGVRPELARIQSSGARDGERFAVRIVQGGETLARQTGLLDMRRRPVRGLPNRLTTGNTVELQAIWRGAFLAAGTVSEPGRSAALDVACPSGEAGMALVGAAHRIGVAAKQREVRGVPRVVIRDAEAIRQMLQLMGATRAAANWDELRQRREVRAGVNRLVNFDDANLRRSAQAAVAACARVERALEILGEDVPGHLRQAGELRLAHRDASLDELGHQADPPLTKDAVAGRIRRLLAMADKRASADGIPGTESAVPPSVESA from the coding sequence GTGGCACTGACCAAGGATGTGAAGGCCGAGCTGATCGAGGTGCGCGACCCCCGCGCGTCGGTCCGCGTCGCCGAGACGACCGCCCTGTTGCGATTCGCGGGAGGCCTGCACTCCATCGCCGGCCGCGTCGCGGTCGAGGCCGAGGTCGACGACCGACGGCTCGCGATCCGCACCGCGCGCGACATCGCCGAGATTTATGGCGTGCGTCCCGAGCTGGCCCGCATCCAGTCGTCCGGCGCCCGCGACGGTGAGCGATTCGCCGTGCGCATCGTCCAGGGCGGCGAGACGCTCGCCCGGCAGACCGGACTCCTCGACATGCGCCGGCGCCCGGTGCGTGGCCTGCCGAACCGATTGACGACCGGCAACACGGTCGAGCTGCAGGCGATCTGGCGCGGGGCATTCCTCGCGGCGGGCACCGTCTCCGAGCCCGGCCGCTCCGCCGCTCTCGACGTCGCCTGCCCCTCAGGAGAGGCCGGCATGGCACTGGTCGGTGCGGCCCACCGCATCGGCGTCGCGGCCAAGCAGCGTGAGGTGCGCGGGGTCCCGCGCGTGGTGATCCGCGATGCGGAGGCCATCCGTCAGATGCTGCAGCTGATGGGAGCGACGCGCGCCGCCGCGAACTGGGACGAGCTGCGTCAGCGCCGTGAGGTGCGCGCCGGCGTGAATCGTCTCGTGAACTTCGACGACGCGAACCTCCGCCGCTCCGCGCAGGCCGCGGTCGCGGCGTGCGCACGCGTCGAGCGCGCGCTCGAGATCCTCGGCGAGGACGTCCCTGGCCACCTGCGGCAGGCGGGCGAGCTGCGGCTCGCGCACCGCGACGCGAGCCTCGACGAGCTCGGCCACCAGGCGGATCCGCCGCTGACGAAGGACGCGGTCGCCGGCCGGATCCGCCGCCTCCTGGCGATGGCGGACAAGCGCGCGAGCGCGGACGGGATCCCTGGCACCGAGTCTGCTGTGCCGCCGAGCGTCGAATCGGCCTAG
- the gap gene encoding type I glyceraldehyde-3-phosphate dehydrogenase: protein MSARIGINGFGRIGRNFIRAALAQSADFEVVAVNDLTDNKALAHLLKYDSVGGPLGRDVSYDDESITVDGKTIKAFAERDPAKLPWGELGVDIVIESTGRFTHADQAKAHLEAGAKKVIISAPAKGDVATYAIGINADQYDPATEHILSNASCTTNALAPLAKVFNDAFGIERGFMMTAHAYTADQNLQDGPHGDLRRARAAAINIVPTSTGAAKAIGLVMPELNGKLDGTSYRVPIPTGSIVDLTLITKDGLTVDEVNAAYKAAAEGPLKGVLEYSDDPLVSSDIVQNPHSSIFDSGLTSVSGNLVKVSSWYDNEWGYSNRLVDFTSLVASKL from the coding sequence GTGTCCGCACGGATCGGTATCAACGGCTTCGGCCGCATCGGACGCAACTTCATTCGGGCTGCCCTCGCGCAGAGCGCGGACTTCGAGGTCGTCGCAGTCAATGACCTCACCGACAACAAGGCGCTTGCCCACCTGCTGAAGTACGACTCCGTCGGTGGCCCTCTCGGCCGCGACGTCTCGTACGACGACGAGTCGATCACGGTCGACGGCAAGACGATCAAGGCGTTCGCCGAGCGCGACCCTGCGAAGCTCCCCTGGGGCGAGCTGGGCGTCGACATCGTGATCGAGTCGACGGGCCGCTTCACTCACGCCGATCAGGCGAAGGCCCACCTCGAGGCCGGTGCGAAGAAGGTCATCATCTCGGCTCCCGCAAAGGGCGACGTCGCGACGTACGCGATCGGCATCAACGCCGACCAGTACGACCCGGCGACCGAGCACATTCTCTCGAACGCGTCGTGCACCACGAACGCGCTCGCCCCGCTGGCCAAGGTCTTCAACGACGCCTTCGGCATCGAGCGCGGCTTCATGATGACCGCGCACGCCTACACGGCTGACCAGAACCTGCAGGACGGCCCGCACGGCGACCTGCGTCGCGCGCGCGCTGCCGCGATCAACATCGTCCCGACGTCCACCGGCGCCGCGAAGGCCATCGGTCTCGTGATGCCGGAGCTGAACGGCAAGCTCGACGGCACGAGCTATCGCGTGCCGATCCCCACGGGCTCCATCGTCGACCTGACCCTGATCACCAAGGACGGGCTGACGGTCGACGAGGTCAACGCCGCCTACAAGGCCGCCGCCGAGGGACCGCTCAAGGGCGTTCTCGAGTACTCGGATGACCCGCTCGTCTCGAGCGACATCGTGCAGAACCCGCACTCGTCGATCTTCGACTCGGGCCTGACCAGCGTCAGCGGGAACCTCGTGAAGGTCTCGTCCTGGTACGACAACGAGTGGGGCTACTCGAACCGCCTCGTCGACTTCACGTCGCTCGTCGCGTCGAAGCTCTGA